A section of the Elizabethkingia anophelis R26 genome encodes:
- the arfB gene encoding alternative ribosome rescue aminoacyl-tRNA hydrolase ArfB — MKDFSSELSFKTARSSGAGGQNVNKVETMVTARWAIWESKFFSDEEKKLIFEKLKNKISAEGYLQVSAQESRSQLDNKERAIQKLLELVDKALFVPQKRFKTKPTKSSKEKRLNQKKQHSEKKENRKFRM; from the coding sequence ATGAAAGATTTCTCTTCAGAATTAAGCTTTAAAACTGCACGGAGTAGTGGAGCAGGAGGGCAGAATGTGAACAAAGTAGAAACCATGGTCACTGCCCGCTGGGCCATATGGGAGTCTAAATTCTTTTCGGATGAGGAGAAAAAACTGATTTTTGAAAAACTGAAAAATAAGATCAGCGCAGAAGGCTATTTACAAGTAAGTGCTCAGGAATCCCGCTCTCAGTTGGATAATAAAGAGAGGGCTATTCAAAAATTGCTGGAGTTGGTGGACAAAGCATTATTTGTACCTCAAAAAAGATTCAAAACAAAACCAACAAAGTCTTCTAAAGAAAAAAGGCTAAATCAGAAAAAACAGCATTCCGAGAAAAAGGAGAACCGAAAATTCAGAATGTAG
- a CDS encoding SusD/RagB family nutrient-binding outer membrane lipoprotein, whose amino-acid sequence MKNIFKAFLGLTIAVTTLSSCERDTTLLNNDGKHPSDLSSGVLLSMGQNQQFYNIDNPSVNANNYRFFVQQWSETTYTDEVNYNLITRNQPRFHFNRMYVYSLNNFKKAQDALATEVNDPGVAANKWVTNEISSIFVWENIVDTWGDVPYTEALAAVNGGFAPKYDDAKTIYADLLKRIDAAIAKINPSAKGYEVNDIVYKGDMSKWKKLANSVKLRLALNLSDVDPVTAKAAAESAIASGVMTSTADSYSFVYDGVTFTNPVFDNLVASNRDDFVPSNILVDFMNTNNDPRRDVWFTKTKDGKYLGGVYGVKNTYGNYSHVADSFKKTITPSNLLSYSEVLFMKAEGAARGFNMGDTAAGLYAAAITESMTEYGVDATKAAAYIASRPYDATNWKKSIGEESWIAMYNRAFAAWNFIRRLDNPILKNPTNSNTKGVPVRMIYSSDEYTQNEKNVKAAAAKIGGDDVTTKLFWDKN is encoded by the coding sequence ATGAAAAATATATTTAAAGCCTTTTTAGGTTTAACAATAGCTGTAACAACACTTTCCTCTTGTGAAAGAGATACAACATTGCTAAATAATGATGGTAAACACCCATCTGATTTAAGTTCTGGAGTATTACTGTCAATGGGGCAAAATCAACAATTTTATAATATAGATAACCCAAGTGTTAACGCAAATAATTATAGATTCTTTGTTCAGCAATGGTCTGAAACAACTTATACTGATGAGGTAAACTATAACTTGATCACAAGAAATCAGCCTAGGTTTCATTTCAACAGAATGTATGTTTATAGTTTAAATAACTTCAAGAAAGCACAAGATGCTTTAGCTACGGAAGTGAATGATCCTGGTGTTGCTGCAAATAAATGGGTAACAAATGAGATTTCTTCTATTTTCGTTTGGGAAAATATTGTAGATACTTGGGGAGATGTTCCTTATACTGAAGCTTTGGCAGCTGTAAATGGTGGTTTTGCACCAAAATATGATGATGCAAAAACCATTTATGCTGATTTATTAAAAAGAATCGATGCTGCAATTGCTAAAATCAATCCTTCTGCAAAAGGATATGAAGTGAATGATATCGTTTACAAGGGTGATATGTCCAAGTGGAAGAAATTAGCCAATTCTGTTAAATTAAGATTAGCATTGAATCTTTCAGATGTGGATCCTGTTACTGCAAAAGCTGCAGCAGAGTCAGCTATTGCTTCTGGAGTTATGACTTCAACTGCAGATTCTTATTCTTTTGTTTATGATGGAGTAACATTTACCAATCCTGTTTTTGACAACTTAGTAGCTTCTAATCGTGATGACTTTGTTCCTTCAAATATATTAGTAGATTTTATGAATACTAATAATGACCCAAGAAGAGATGTATGGTTTACAAAAACAAAAGATGGTAAATATCTAGGTGGTGTTTATGGGGTTAAAAATACATACGGGAACTATTCTCATGTAGCGGACAGCTTTAAAAAAACAATAACTCCATCCAACTTGCTAAGCTATTCAGAAGTTCTGTTTATGAAGGCTGAAGGTGCAGCAAGAGGATTCAATATGGGAGATACTGCGGCAGGTTTATATGCAGCAGCAATTACGGAATCTATGACAGAGTATGGAGTAGATGCTACGAAAGCGGCAGCATATATTGCATCACGTCCATATGATGCAACGAACTGGAAAAAATCTATTGGAGAAGAATCATGGATTGCTATGTACAACAGAGCCTTTGCAGCGTGGAATTTTATAAGAAGATTGGATAATCCTATTCTTAAAAATCCAACTAACTCTAATACTAAAGGAGTTCCGGTAAGAATGATTTATTCAAGTGATGAGTATACACAGAATGAAAAAAATGTTAAAGCAGCAGCTGCTAAGATTGGCGGAGATGATGTAACGACTAAACTTTTCTGGGATAAAAACTAA
- a CDS encoding M1 family metallopeptidase encodes MKTGLLTLSFIIFSSYYHAQIKPSPKVESGVSYELAQFRKSTLSNIKYELDLDIPESKTDRISGTENLTFNYKKRSDVPLQIDFKENAASLLSVSVNGQAIKPVLENEHILIDQKYLKSEHNQVTFKFLAGNSALNRRDGYLYTLFVPDRARTMFPCFDQPNLKANYSLTLTIPEKWNAMANGVLKETTVKQGRKKMIFAQSDLLPTYLFSFAAGDFKYFKEKIGLEDAGMLYRETDTIKIKNSMDSIYNLYRNSLAYYEKWTGIPHPFQKHGLVVVPDFQFGGMEHPGAILFQNSTLFLDKNATQSQLNNRSNLLAHEVAHLWFGDMVTMDWFNDVWTKEVFANFMADKSTGASSDKSVYDLKFLTTHFPAAYSVDRTIGANPIRQVLDNLQNAGMMYGPIIYNKAPIMMRQLELLIGEENFRKGISEYLKKYAYSNATWPDLITILDNQTPEDLQSWNKVWVNEPGRPIIDYTIKYKGNKIENFKISQHPEHGDTQKLWPQEFQISLFYPDKIEKVDVRFSEKQQDIPELKGRQKPLFVLQNSSGIGYGVFNVDNDLISGFSLIKDPVSRASAYISLYENMLGGSGITPQELLHFFAGQLQKESTELNLRLITGYISGIYWGFLTESIRNKESESLENIVWNALQKQAAVNNKKNLFDCYQGIFQSKKAYDNLYTIWKSQTAPQSITLNDEDFTSLALALSLRNNNNNDLLQEQLTRIKNPDRINRFKIIMKAASSDKKIRDEFFNSLAERQNRSNESAVGSALGYLHHPLRQHTSINYLPQTLELLKEIQKTGDIFFPDNWLRSTFSSYQNPKALTVVNQFIQQNPDYNSILKNKILQATENLRRAQKLVK; translated from the coding sequence ATGAAAACAGGTTTACTCACATTATCTTTTATTATTTTCAGTAGTTATTATCATGCACAAATAAAACCTTCACCAAAGGTTGAGTCCGGCGTATCCTATGAATTAGCTCAGTTTAGAAAAAGCACACTGAGCAATATTAAATACGAGTTAGACCTGGATATTCCTGAAAGTAAAACCGACAGAATTTCGGGAACGGAAAATTTGACTTTTAATTATAAAAAACGGAGTGATGTACCATTGCAGATTGATTTTAAAGAAAATGCAGCCTCTTTGTTGTCTGTATCGGTGAATGGACAGGCGATAAAGCCTGTTCTTGAAAATGAACATATTTTAATAGATCAGAAATATCTGAAATCAGAACATAACCAGGTTACTTTTAAATTCTTAGCAGGTAATTCGGCACTGAACAGACGCGATGGATATTTATACACTCTATTTGTTCCGGACCGTGCGAGGACTATGTTTCCGTGTTTCGATCAGCCTAATCTGAAGGCAAATTATTCTTTAACACTAACAATCCCTGAAAAGTGGAATGCCATGGCCAATGGAGTGTTGAAAGAAACAACTGTAAAGCAAGGACGAAAAAAAATGATTTTTGCGCAATCAGATTTATTACCGACATATCTGTTTTCTTTTGCTGCCGGAGATTTTAAATATTTTAAAGAAAAAATAGGCTTAGAGGATGCAGGGATGCTATATCGTGAAACAGATACTATAAAGATTAAGAATAGTATGGATTCTATTTATAATCTTTACAGAAATTCACTTGCATACTATGAAAAATGGACAGGTATTCCGCATCCTTTCCAAAAACATGGGTTGGTTGTTGTTCCTGATTTCCAATTTGGAGGCATGGAACATCCGGGAGCTATCCTGTTTCAAAACTCTACTTTATTTTTAGATAAAAATGCAACGCAAAGTCAGTTGAATAATCGTTCTAATCTTCTCGCTCATGAAGTCGCCCATCTGTGGTTTGGGGACATGGTTACCATGGATTGGTTTAATGATGTATGGACAAAAGAAGTTTTTGCCAACTTTATGGCAGATAAAAGTACAGGAGCTTCTTCAGATAAGAGTGTTTATGATCTGAAATTTCTGACAACACACTTTCCTGCTGCATATTCTGTAGACCGTACTATAGGAGCTAATCCTATCCGTCAGGTTCTGGATAATCTGCAAAATGCGGGAATGATGTATGGTCCGATTATTTATAATAAAGCGCCTATTATGATGCGTCAGTTGGAATTACTGATTGGTGAAGAAAATTTCAGAAAAGGAATTAGTGAATACCTGAAAAAATACGCTTATAGCAATGCTACATGGCCTGATCTTATTACAATTCTGGATAATCAGACACCCGAAGACCTGCAAAGTTGGAATAAAGTATGGGTGAATGAGCCCGGGAGACCAATAATCGATTATACAATAAAATATAAAGGAAATAAGATCGAGAATTTCAAAATTTCTCAGCATCCGGAGCATGGAGATACTCAGAAACTCTGGCCACAAGAATTTCAGATTAGTTTATTTTATCCTGATAAAATTGAAAAAGTTGATGTAAGGTTTTCCGAAAAGCAGCAGGATATACCTGAACTAAAAGGAAGGCAGAAACCTTTATTTGTTCTTCAAAATTCATCGGGAATAGGCTACGGAGTGTTCAATGTGGATAATGATTTAATAAGCGGCTTTTCATTGATAAAAGATCCTGTGAGCAGAGCCAGTGCTTATATCTCATTGTATGAAAATATGCTGGGTGGATCAGGTATTACGCCACAAGAATTATTGCACTTTTTTGCAGGGCAACTACAAAAGGAAAGTACTGAACTTAACCTAAGACTTATCACAGGTTATATTTCCGGGATATATTGGGGATTTCTAACTGAAAGTATAAGAAATAAAGAATCTGAAAGTTTAGAAAATATTGTATGGAATGCCTTACAGAAACAGGCTGCGGTTAATAATAAAAAGAATTTGTTCGATTGCTATCAGGGAATTTTTCAGTCTAAGAAGGCATACGATAATTTGTATACAATATGGAAATCACAGACTGCACCACAAAGTATTACTTTAAATGATGAAGACTTTACAAGCCTTGCATTAGCTTTGTCATTACGAAATAATAACAATAACGATCTTTTACAGGAGCAATTAACCAGAATTAAAAATCCTGATCGAATTAACCGGTTCAAAATTATTATGAAGGCAGCTTCTTCGGATAAAAAGATTCGGGACGAATTTTTTAATAGTCTTGCAGAAAGGCAAAACAGATCCAACGAATCGGCTGTCGGTTCTGCACTAGGATATTTACATCATCCGTTAAGACAGCATACTTCTATTAATTATCTGCCGCAAACTTTAGAATTGTTGAAGGAAATACAGAAAACTGGAGATATCTTTTTCCCGGATAACTGGCTTCGTTCTACTTTTAGCAGCTACCAGAATCCTAAAGCACTTACTGTTGTCAATCAGTTTATTCAGCAAAATCCTGATTACAATTCAATTCTGAAGAATAAAATTTTACAGGCGACTGAAAACCTTAGAAGAGCTCAAAAACTGGTAAAATAA
- a CDS encoding deoxyhypusine synthase family protein, translated as MSNRPISDFIEKYYLHFNAAALVDASKGYVAHLKDGGKMMITLAGAMSTAELGKILAEMIRQDKVAIISCTGANLEEDLMNLVAHSHYERVPHYRDLTPQEEWDLLERGLNRVTDTCIPEEEAFRRLQKHIYEIWKDAEAKGERYFPHEYMYKMLLSGVLEQYYEIPKENSWMLAAAEKNLPIVVPGWEDSTMGNIFASYCIKGELKASTMKSGIEYMTYLADWYKGNSSGKGVGFFQIGGGIAGDFPICVVPMMYQDLEMHDVPFWSYFCQISDSTTSYGSYSGAVPNEKITWGKLDIHTPKFIVESDATICAPLMFTYILENS; from the coding sequence ATGAGCAATAGACCCATTTCTGATTTTATAGAAAAATATTATTTACACTTTAATGCAGCAGCTTTAGTAGATGCTTCTAAAGGTTATGTTGCCCACCTTAAAGATGGCGGGAAAATGATGATTACTTTAGCAGGCGCAATGTCTACTGCTGAGTTAGGTAAAATTTTAGCAGAAATGATCCGTCAGGATAAAGTAGCTATTATTTCTTGTACAGGGGCTAACCTTGAAGAAGATTTAATGAACCTTGTAGCACACTCTCACTACGAAAGAGTTCCTCACTACCGTGATCTTACTCCACAAGAAGAATGGGATCTTTTAGAAAGAGGTCTTAACCGTGTAACAGATACTTGTATTCCTGAAGAAGAAGCTTTCAGAAGATTACAAAAACATATTTACGAAATCTGGAAAGATGCAGAAGCTAAAGGAGAAAGATATTTTCCGCATGAATACATGTACAAAATGCTTCTTTCAGGTGTATTAGAGCAATACTATGAAATTCCTAAAGAAAATTCATGGATGCTTGCTGCAGCTGAGAAAAACCTACCAATTGTAGTACCGGGATGGGAAGATTCTACAATGGGTAACATCTTTGCATCGTACTGCATTAAAGGAGAATTAAAAGCTTCTACAATGAAGTCAGGTATTGAATATATGACTTACTTAGCAGACTGGTACAAAGGTAACAGTAGTGGAAAAGGAGTTGGATTTTTCCAGATTGGTGGAGGTATCGCAGGAGATTTCCCTATTTGTGTAGTTCCGATGATGTATCAGGATCTTGAAATGCACGATGTGCCTTTCTGGTCTTACTTCTGTCAGATTTCTGATTCTACAACATCTTATGGTTCTTATTCCGGAGCTGTTCCGAATGAGAAAATTACATGGGGTAAATTAGATATCCATACCCCTAAATTTATTGTGGAAAGTGATGCTACAATCTGTGCACCGCTAATGTTCACTTACATTCTTGAAAATTCTTAA
- a CDS encoding AMP-binding protein, with product MKIDFSKNISAENLKPQNDFDEKVENFLEEWFSDSETVEVQTSGSTGIPKKFPIEKSRMLSSAEMTCNFLNLKEGDSALLCLPVEYISGKMMVVRSVFRKLKLTIAEPKLDPLKDIEEPTRFCAMTPLQVENSLDKIHLIENLIIGGAAVSESLKKKLIDILECKQAASKVYETYGMSETLSHIGLKQIYPEGEDYFTLFDGVDISLDDRGCLQILAPKINAELLQTNDIVDVLNPKQFRFLGRADNVINSGGAKIFPEQLEALVKKHISNEAVFMGIPDEVLGQKLILVIEADENEILRYQVLDVKYGKPFHKPKEIVFVSKIPRTPNGKVNRGELLKLITR from the coding sequence ATGAAGATTGATTTTTCAAAAAATATTAGTGCGGAGAACCTAAAACCTCAAAATGACTTTGATGAAAAAGTTGAAAACTTTTTAGAAGAATGGTTCTCAGATTCTGAAACAGTTGAAGTGCAGACTTCTGGTTCAACAGGGATTCCGAAAAAATTCCCAATTGAAAAATCCCGAATGCTGAGTTCTGCAGAAATGACCTGCAATTTTTTAAATCTGAAAGAAGGAGACTCTGCATTATTATGTCTTCCTGTAGAATATATCTCCGGCAAAATGATGGTTGTTCGGTCGGTGTTCAGAAAATTGAAACTTACGATTGCCGAGCCTAAATTGGATCCGCTTAAAGATATTGAAGAACCTACTCGCTTTTGTGCAATGACACCATTGCAGGTTGAGAATTCTCTGGATAAAATACATTTGATAGAGAATTTAATAATTGGTGGAGCAGCTGTATCTGAAAGTCTGAAGAAAAAGCTGATCGATATTTTAGAATGTAAACAGGCAGCATCCAAAGTTTATGAAACATATGGAATGTCTGAAACACTTTCTCATATTGGACTGAAACAGATTTATCCGGAAGGTGAAGATTATTTTACGCTTTTCGATGGTGTGGATATTTCTTTGGATGATCGTGGCTGTCTTCAGATTTTAGCACCTAAAATTAATGCTGAACTACTACAGACTAATGATATCGTTGACGTACTGAACCCTAAACAATTCAGGTTTTTAGGACGAGCGGATAATGTGATTAACTCCGGTGGAGCCAAAATATTTCCTGAGCAATTAGAAGCTCTGGTAAAAAAGCATATCTCTAATGAAGCAGTTTTTATGGGAATTCCGGATGAGGTACTAGGGCAGAAATTAATCTTGGTTATTGAGGCAGATGAAAACGAAATACTGAGATATCAGGTCCTGGATGTTAAATATGGAAAGCCTTTTCATAAACCCAAAGAAATTGTATTTGTATCTAAAATTCCAAGGACACCTAACGGTAAGGTAAACCGAGGGGAACTTCTGAAACTTATAACGAGATAG
- the argS gene encoding arginine--tRNA ligase, translating to MEIKKQIQDQITEIIQQKYQLEGIALEVQQNKTDFEGDFTVVIFPLVKQARKSPDALGQELGEELIAATDYIRSYQVVKGFLNLSLKNDFFISQAKNLGTDLGNLPEKKETIMVEYSSPNTNKPLHLGHVRNNLLGYSVAQILKAAGYNVIKTQIINDRGIHICKSMLAWEKFGNGETPESTGLKGDKLVGNYYVRFDQEYKKQIEELKAQGLTEEEAKKQAPIILEAQKMLLDWENGDEKVRQLWEMMNGWVYKGFNASYARMGVDFDQRQYESNTYILGKDLIQEGLDKGVLFRKDDGSVWIDLTEDGLDQKLLLRSDGTSVYMTQDLGTAVERFKDNDIQQLIYTVGNEQDYHFQVLFLVLKKLGYSWADHLHHLSYGMVELPNGKMKSREGTVVDADELMEEMYLTAKEKAQELGKMESLTEEEKEKSYETVGLGALKYYILKIDPKKKILFNPAESIDFNGNTGPFIQYTYARIQSLLNRAEYKEGNISEDYQLNASEKELLVMASQFNEVIAKAAETLSPAQVANYVYDLVKSYNSFYQNNPILNQDDEDAKQLRLKLSKVTGNIIQKALDLLGIGTVNRM from the coding sequence ATGGAGATAAAAAAACAGATTCAGGATCAGATTACTGAGATTATTCAGCAGAAATACCAGTTAGAAGGTATTGCACTAGAAGTTCAGCAAAACAAAACCGATTTTGAAGGAGATTTCACTGTAGTGATTTTTCCGCTTGTAAAGCAGGCGAGGAAAAGTCCGGATGCATTGGGACAGGAATTGGGTGAAGAACTTATAGCAGCTACTGATTATATCAGGTCTTATCAGGTCGTGAAAGGATTCTTAAATCTTTCTCTGAAGAATGATTTTTTTATCAGTCAGGCTAAAAATTTAGGAACCGATTTGGGTAACCTTCCGGAAAAAAAGGAAACTATTATGGTAGAATATTCCTCCCCAAATACCAACAAACCTTTGCATTTAGGACACGTAAGAAATAACCTTTTAGGTTATTCCGTTGCACAAATACTGAAAGCTGCAGGTTACAATGTGATCAAAACTCAGATTATCAATGACCGTGGTATTCATATTTGTAAATCCATGTTGGCGTGGGAGAAATTCGGGAATGGTGAGACTCCTGAATCAACGGGGTTAAAGGGTGATAAACTAGTTGGTAATTATTATGTAAGATTCGATCAGGAATATAAAAAGCAGATTGAGGAACTAAAAGCTCAGGGACTAACAGAAGAGGAGGCTAAAAAGCAGGCTCCAATAATACTGGAAGCTCAGAAAATGCTATTAGACTGGGAAAATGGTGATGAAAAAGTACGTCAGCTTTGGGAAATGATGAATGGCTGGGTATATAAAGGTTTCAATGCAAGTTATGCTCGTATGGGGGTTGATTTTGATCAGCGTCAGTATGAAAGCAATACCTATATTTTAGGAAAAGATTTGATCCAGGAGGGACTGGATAAAGGCGTTTTATTCCGTAAAGATGACGGTTCCGTATGGATAGATCTTACAGAAGATGGTCTTGATCAGAAATTATTACTACGTTCCGACGGAACTTCTGTATATATGACTCAGGATCTCGGAACAGCAGTAGAGCGTTTTAAAGATAATGATATTCAGCAATTAATTTATACGGTAGGAAATGAGCAGGATTATCACTTCCAGGTATTATTTTTAGTACTTAAAAAGCTTGGATATTCATGGGCAGATCATTTACATCATTTATCTTACGGAATGGTGGAACTTCCTAATGGAAAAATGAAATCCCGTGAAGGAACTGTTGTTGATGCTGATGAATTAATGGAGGAAATGTATCTGACAGCAAAAGAAAAAGCTCAGGAACTAGGCAAGATGGAAAGTCTTACAGAAGAGGAAAAAGAGAAATCTTACGAAACGGTAGGCCTTGGTGCTTTGAAGTATTATATTCTGAAGATTGACCCAAAGAAAAAAATATTATTTAATCCGGCTGAAAGTATTGATTTCAATGGAAATACAGGACCTTTTATCCAGTATACTTATGCGAGAATTCAATCACTATTGAACAGAGCAGAATATAAAGAAGGTAATATTTCGGAGGACTATCAATTAAATGCTTCTGAAAAAGAATTATTGGTTATGGCTTCTCAGTTTAATGAAGTAATTGCTAAAGCTGCTGAAACATTAAGCCCTGCACAAGTAGCAAACTATGTTTATGATTTAGTGAAATCTTATAATTCTTTCTATCAGAATAATCCTATTCTTAATCAGGATGATGAAGATGCGAAACAACTTCGTCTTAAACTTTCCAAAGTAACCGGAAATATTATTCAGAAAGCTTTAGATCTTTTAGGAATAGGAACAGTCAACAGAATGTAA
- a CDS encoding S9 family peptidase: MKYSKLALIALGSVSVSLFHAQDSVTVADYKRAESRLFYKTAPLVRNVMNGLIWDKDSKGFKYNKTSSAGELTNVYVTLEKKAKTETPVQTNTKNSSSPITPPQRKNNKPGVISPDGKKLAYIDNYNLWIEDTTTHEKKQLTTDGIKDFGYATDNAGWKHSDAPILRWSPDSKKITTFQMDERNVGEMYLVTTNVGHPQLKAWKYPLPGDTILPMLHRVVIDTENGNLVRFKMKPDFHRGTLSDDIASSGTFDDIDWNPDGSEVAFVSSSRDHKNAKFRIANAKDGSIREVFEETVATQFESGRNAINWRYLPATNEVLWYSERDNWGHLYLYDAKTGKVKHQITKGDWLVANLLKVDEKNRKLYFTAAGLQKENPYFISLCSVDFSGKNFKNLTPETGTHQITLSPDGTHFIDQYSQPNVAPVSLVKKLDGTKVMDLEKADLTALEATGWKAPTPVKLKAGDGVTDVYGLLFQPAHIVAGKKYPIIDYIYPGPQGGSVGSWAFTASKGDNNALAELGAYVLVLEGTSNPYRSKSFHDMSYGNMSINTLPDQIAAIKQLAATYPIDVDKVGIWGHSGGGFATAAAMFRYPDFFKVGISESGNHDNRNYEDDWGERYNGLVENSDYASQANQLYAKNLKGKLLIAHGMMDDNVPPYNALLVIEALEKANKDYDFIAFPNSAHGFGEHTYYMMRRRWDYFTAHLLGKKHPKEFLLGPNKAK, from the coding sequence ATGAAGTATTCAAAATTGGCTCTGATTGCATTAGGGTCTGTATCTGTTTCTTTATTTCATGCTCAGGATTCTGTTACTGTTGCAGATTATAAAAGGGCTGAAAGCAGGTTGTTTTACAAAACCGCTCCCCTGGTCCGAAATGTAATGAATGGCCTGATATGGGATAAAGACAGCAAAGGTTTTAAATATAACAAAACCTCATCAGCAGGAGAGCTTACCAATGTTTATGTAACTCTTGAGAAAAAGGCTAAGACTGAAACTCCTGTTCAGACAAATACAAAAAATTCCAGCTCTCCAATTACACCGCCACAAAGGAAAAATAATAAACCTGGCGTTATCTCTCCTGATGGGAAGAAGCTGGCTTATATCGATAATTATAATCTGTGGATAGAGGATACAACTACTCATGAAAAAAAACAGCTGACTACTGACGGAATAAAAGATTTTGGATATGCGACAGATAATGCTGGCTGGAAACACAGTGATGCCCCTATCCTAAGATGGTCACCAGATTCTAAAAAGATTACTACTTTTCAGATGGATGAAAGAAATGTAGGTGAAATGTATCTGGTAACTACTAATGTCGGACATCCACAATTAAAAGCATGGAAATATCCATTACCTGGTGATACAATCCTTCCGATGTTACACAGAGTCGTTATAGATACCGAAAACGGCAATTTAGTTCGTTTCAAAATGAAGCCCGATTTCCACAGAGGCACACTAAGTGATGATATCGCTTCTAGCGGAACTTTCGACGATATCGACTGGAATCCGGACGGATCTGAAGTAGCTTTTGTATCCAGCTCCAGAGATCACAAGAATGCAAAATTCAGGATCGCCAATGCAAAAGACGGTTCCATTCGTGAAGTTTTTGAAGAAACTGTTGCTACTCAATTTGAATCCGGACGTAATGCAATTAACTGGCGTTATTTACCTGCAACAAATGAAGTATTATGGTACTCCGAAAGAGATAATTGGGGACACCTTTATCTATATGATGCTAAAACAGGAAAAGTAAAACATCAGATTACTAAAGGAGACTGGCTTGTTGCTAATCTGTTAAAAGTAGACGAAAAGAACCGGAAATTATACTTTACGGCTGCAGGTTTACAAAAGGAAAATCCCTATTTTATTTCTCTTTGCTCTGTAGACTTTTCCGGGAAAAATTTCAAAAATCTGACTCCGGAAACAGGCACCCATCAGATTACGCTTTCACCTGATGGCACTCATTTCATAGATCAATATTCACAACCTAATGTAGCACCGGTTTCTTTAGTTAAAAAACTGGATGGTACAAAAGTTATGGATTTGGAGAAAGCTGATCTTACAGCTTTGGAAGCTACCGGATGGAAGGCTCCCACACCTGTAAAGCTAAAAGCAGGCGATGGTGTTACGGATGTTTATGGTCTTCTTTTCCAACCTGCTCATATTGTTGCAGGTAAGAAATATCCGATAATTGACTATATCTATCCGGGACCACAAGGCGGAAGTGTAGGAAGCTGGGCTTTCACTGCATCGAAGGGCGATAACAATGCCCTTGCTGAACTAGGTGCCTATGTTTTAGTTTTGGAAGGGACCAGCAATCCATATCGTTCAAAGTCATTTCATGATATGAGCTATGGAAATATGTCTATCAATACTTTACCTGACCAAATCGCTGCCATTAAACAACTTGCAGCAACATATCCTATAGATGTGGATAAAGTGGGTATCTGGGGGCATTCAGGCGGAGGCTTTGCAACTGCTGCAGCTATGTTCAGATATCCGGATTTCTTTAAAGTGGGTATCTCAGAATCGGGTAATCATGATAACCGTAACTATGAAGATGACTGGGGTGAAAGGTATAACGGACTTGTAGAAAATTCGGATTATGCATCGCAGGCTAATCAGCTTTATGCTAAAAATCTGAAAGGCAAGTTACTTATTGCACATGGTATGATGGATGATAATGTACCTCCGTACAATGCTCTTTTGGTAATTGAAGCTTTGGAAAAAGCAAATAAAGATTATGATTTCATTGCCTTCCCTAACAGTGCTCATGGTTTTGGAGAACACACCTACTATATGATGAGACGCCGTTGGGATTATTTTACAGCTCATCTTCTGGGTAAGAAACACCCAAAAGAATTCTTATTAGGTCCCAATAAAGCAAAATAA